A genomic stretch from Apteryx mantelli isolate bAptMan1 chromosome 28, bAptMan1.hap1, whole genome shotgun sequence includes:
- the RAPGEFL1 gene encoding rap guanine nucleotide exchange factor-like 1 codes for MKPLEKLLKKQGSHLAARAAAPPGPGPGPGPGPGPGPGPRRQSLSRPAASPEEPAGPAGPRPGGEGRWLELRPPEAPPRSPPSLSSEELSPGTGTGTGGGGEREPPSPEPPPVAAAAACCWPPAAPAPPERLLAALLERLAAGGAHGRGCGADSLLDDIVLTHSLFLPTERFLQQLHQHFVLAAGGPPACREEGAGLRRKRAVLAVLLHFLETYKGLLQEEESAGRVIKELYLLIMKDTSLYRDLEDEILKLHQLVETVELKVADETPPPNKQVKPLFRHFRRIDSCLQTRVAFRGSDEIFCRVYMPDHSYVTIRSRLSASVQDILASVTEKLQYSEERGAREEALILVTVASSGEKAVLQPSEECVFTALGINSHLFACTRDTFESLVPLPEEIQVVPGDTEIHRAEPEEVANHLTAFHWELFRCIHELEFVDYVFHGERGRRETANLELMLQRCSEVQHWVGTELLLCESLGKRAHLLKKLIKIAAICKQNQDMLSFYAVVIGLNNAAISRLRLTWEKLPGKFKNLFRKFENLTDPCRNHKTYREVLAKMKPPLIPFVPLILKDLTFLHEGSKTLLDGLVNMEKLHCIAEKVRTIRKYRSRPLCLEMEASPSQLQTKAYVRQLQVIDNQNLLFELSYKLEPSSQ; via the exons atGAAGCCGCTGGAGAAGTTGCTGAAGAAGCAGGGCTCGCAcctggccgcccgcgccgccgcgccgccgggaccgggaccggggccgggaccggggccggggccggggccggggccgcggcggcagagCCTGTCGCGCCCGGCCGCCTCCCCCGAGGaaccggcggggccggcggggccgcggccgggcggcgaggGGCGCTGGCTGGAGCTGCGGCCCCCCGaggcgccgccgcgctcgccgccgtcGCTCTCCTCCGAGGAGCTGtcccccggcaccggcaccggcaccggcggcggcggcgagcgggagCCGCCGAGCCCCGAGCCGCCCcccgtggccgccgccgccgcctgctgctggccgccggccgcccccgcgccccccgagCGGCTCCTGGCCGCGCTGCTCGAGCgcctggcggcgggcggcgcgcacgGCCGCGGCTGCGGAGCAG actcgCTGCTCGATGACATCGTGCTCACGCACTCGCTCTTCCTCCCCACCGAGcgcttcctgcagcagctgcaccaGCA CTTCGTgctggcggcgggcggccccccgGCGTGCCGGGAGGAGGGCGCCGGGCTGCGGCGCAAGCGGGCCGTCCTCGCCGTCCTGCTCCATTTCCTGGAGACCTACaaggggctgctgcaggaggaggagagcgccGGCAGGGTCATCAAG gagCTCTACCTGCTCATCATGAAGGACACGTCCCTCTACCGCGACCTGGAGGACGAGATCCTCAAGCTGCACCAGCTGGTGGAGACCGTGGAGCTGAA GGTGGCCGACGAGACGCCCCCCCCGAACAAGCAGGTGAAGCCGCTGTTCCGGCACTTCCGCCGCATCGACTCGTGCCTGCAGACGCGGGTGGCTTTCCGGGGCTCCGACGAGA TCTTCTGCCGCGTCTACATGCCCGACCACTCGTACGTCACCATCCGCAGCCGCCTCTCGGCCTCGGTGCAGGACATCCTGGCCTCGGTGACCGAGAAGCTGCAGTACTCGGAGGAGCGGGGCGCCCGCGAGGAAGCCCTCATCCTCGTCACCGTGGCCTCGTCCGGAG AGAAAGCCGTGCTGCAGCCCAGCGAGGAGTGCGTCTTCACCGCGCTGGGCATCAACAGCCACCTCTTCGCCTGCACCAGGGACACCTTCGAGTCGCTG GTGCCGCTGCCGGAGGAGATCCAGGTGGTGCCGGGGGACACGGAGATCCACCGCGCCGAGCCCGAGGAGGTGGCCAACCACCTCACCGCCTTCCACTGGGAGCTCTTCCGCTGCATCCACGAG CTGGAGTTCGTGGACTACGTCTTCcacggggagcggggccggcgggagaCGGCCAACCTGGAGCTGATGCTGCAGCGCTGCAGCGAGGTGcagcactgggtgggcaccgagCTGCTGCTCTGCGAGTCGCTGGGCAAGCGGGCGCACCTCCTCAAGAAGCTCATCAAGATCGCGGCCAT ATGCAAGCAGAACCAGGACATGCTCTCCTTCTACGCCGTCGTCATCGGGCTCAACAACGCCGCCATCAGCCGCCTGCGCCTCACCTGGGAG AAGCTCCCAGGGAAGTTCAAGAACCTGTTTCGGAAGTTTGAGAACCTGACG GACCCCTGCAGGAACCACAAGACCTACCGGGAGGTGCTGGCCAAGATGAAGCCCCCCCTCATCCCCTTCGTGCCGCTCATCCTCAAAG ATCTCACCTTCTTGCACGAGGGCAGCAAGACCCTCCTGGACGGGCTGGTCAACATGGAGAAGCTG cactgcatCGCCGAGAAAGTGAGGACGATCCGCAAGTACCGGAGCCGCCCGCTGT GCCTGGAGATGGAGGCGTCGCCGAGCCAGCTGCAGACCAAGGCCTACGTGCGGCAGCTGCAGGTCATCGACAACCAGAACCTGCTCTTCGAGCTCTCCTACAAGCTGGAGCCCAGCAGCCAGTGa